The following coding sequences are from one Rutidosis leptorrhynchoides isolate AG116_Rl617_1_P2 chromosome 11, CSIRO_AGI_Rlap_v1, whole genome shotgun sequence window:
- the LOC139875822 gene encoding uncharacterized protein produces the protein MPPPNTEEFDMFNYGVENVRSFVQHCRPVIIIDGAHLKAGYSGTNLVVVAMDELTFVSDHAASIAHGVSTVFPEAFHCFCARHLFGSIKTKSNKFKYFEWHYWKMVKAYRASDFEDHLSVFRRRLRASYNYLEQVGFHKWSRSRAEHVRYSYLTSNSVESVNALSKHARKLPICMLFEFFRASVQDWYFKHRNQSVSLTSTVTPYAERKLGKRMRKSRRWQSIPSTNNLIEVRDGRKNGMVNLDDKVCSCGQWKLSGIPCGHVIAASRLFGVEDVTKFEKRASGCPKSTKRIPSKGEDTEKTVRTCTRCKEPGHGRDTCTASYDRTGESTSKRVVKTSASKSKKGKEKATDAEAFKAYQSQFYATCNLESDN, from the exons ATGCCACCTCCAAACACTGAAGAATTTGATATGTTTAACTATGGTGttgaaaac GTTCGatcatttgttcaacattgtcGACCGGTAATCATCATCGATGGTGCGCATTTGAAGGCAGGGTACTCGGGGACAAATTTAGTTGTcgttgcgatggatg AGCTTACTTTTGTTTCTGATCATGCTGCTTCAATAGCACATGGTGTTTCAACTGTGTTTCCTGAAGCGTTTCACTGTTTTTGCGCACGTCATTTGTTTGGAAGCATCAAAACTAAAtctaacaaattcaaatattttgaatggcattatTGGAAAATGGTGAAAGCTTACCGTGCCTCGGATTTTGAGGATCATCTTAGTGTATTTCGAAGAAGATTGAGAGCGTCTTACAATTATTTAGAACAAGTTGGTTTTCACAAATGGTCCAGAAGTAGAGCTgaacatgttaggtattcataccttactagcaacagtgtagagtctgttaACGCACTATCTAAACATGCTCGAAAACTACCTATTTGCATGTTGTTTGAGTTTTTTCGCGCTTCAGTACAAGATTGGTATTTTAAACATCGCAACCAGtcggttagtcttacttcaacggTTACCCCATATGCTGAACGTAAACTAGGCAAGAGGATGAGAAAATCTAGAAGATGGCAatcaattccatcgacaaacaatctaatagaaGTGCGAGATGGCAGAAAAAATGGAATGGTTAATCTCGACGATAAAGTATGTTCATGTGGGCAGTGGAAGTTATCGGGGATACCTTGCGGACATGTTATTGCAGCATCACGACTTTTCGGAGTGGAGGATGTTACTAAATTT GAGAAAAGAGCCTCTGGATGCCCTAAAAGTACAAAACGTATTCCGTCGAAGGGTGAAGATACTGAAAAAACTGTAAGAACTTGCactcgttgcaaagaaccaggtcatggtAGGGATACGTGCACAGCTTCTTATGACCGAACAGGTGAATCAACTTCTAAAAGGGTAGTAAAAACATCGGCCTCAAAATCGAAGAAGGGTAAGGAGAAGGCCACAGATGCTGAAGCTTTTAAGGCAtatcagtctcagttttatgcAACGTGCAACTTAGAGAGCGATAATTAG